The Humulus lupulus chromosome 3, drHumLupu1.1, whole genome shotgun sequence genome window below encodes:
- the LOC133821862 gene encoding 2-oxoglutarate and iron-dependent oxygenase domain-containing protein CP2-like — MSGDGSLGERRQSVQAPFTANGNGVVSGHTTDRLRVNPSRDHKPDSYEDLQQLEFSPFLFSSLEQYLPQSMLRASRDSKLQYMKSILLRYSPEGERIRVQRHREYRQRIISNYQPLHRELYTMHAENFFVPSFLRAISENTEESLRRMMTEPSQGVYIFEMLQPRFCELLFSEVENFERWVHDTKFRIMRPNTMNKYGAVLDDFGMESMLDKLMDEFIRPMSRVFFSDVGGSSLDSHHGFVVEYGMDRDVELGFHVDDSEVTLNVCLGKQFSGGELFFRGVRCDKHVNSETQPEESFDYSHVPGRAVLHRGRHRHGARATTSGNRINLILWCRSSGYRELKKYQKDSCSNWCGECSRQKKERQRRTITETKLEILKRSGKSTA; from the exons ATGTCCGGAGATGGTTCTCTGGGCGAGAGAAGGCAAAGCGTTCAAGCTCCGTTCACCGCCAATGGGAACGGCGTCGTTTCCGGCCACACAACCGACAGGCTGAGGGTGAACCCCAGCAGAGATCACAAGCCGGACAGTTACGAGGACCTGCAGCAGCTGGAGTTTAGCCCCTTCCTCTTCAGCTCGCTCGAGCAGTATCTGCCTCAGTCCATGCTCCGTGCCTCCCGTGACTCCAAGCTCCAGTACATGAAGAGTATCTTGCTTCGGTACTCGCCTGAGGGCGAACGTATTCGT GTTCAAAGGCATAGAGAATACAGGCAGAGGATAATATCAAATTATCAG CCTCTACACCGGGAGCTATATACAATGCATGCTGAAAACTTCTTTGTACCTTCTTTTCTTAGAGCAATTAGTGAAAATACAGAGGAGAGTTTAAGAAGAATGATGACTGAACCGTCTCAGGGAGTGTATATATTTGAGATGCTTCAACCGCGTTTTTGTGAACTATTGTTTTCTGAG GTGGAAAATTTTGAAAGATGGGTTCATGACACTAAGTTCAGAATCATGCGGCCAAACACAATGAACAAATATGGTGCTGTCCTTGATGACTTCGGAATGGAGTCCATGCTTGATAAGCTAATGGATGAGTTCATACGACCTATGTCTAGAG TTTTCTTCTCTGATGTTGGTGGATCATCATTGGACTCGCATCATGGTTTTGTTGTCGAATATGGAATGGACAGGGATGTTGAGCTTG GCTTCCATGTAGATGATTCTGAAGTTACCTTGAATGTTTGTTTGGGTAAGCAATTTTCTGGAGGGGAATTGTTTTTTCGAGGTGTCCGATGTGATAAACATGTCAACTCAGAGACCCAACCAGag GAAAGCTTCGATTATTCTCATGTTCCTGGCCGTGCAGTTCTTCATCGGGGTCGCCATCGACATGGTGCTAGAGCAACAACATCAGGGAATCGGATTAACTTGATTTTATGGTGTAGAAG TTCGGGCTACAGAGAGCTGAAGAAATACCAAAAAGATTCTTGTTCTAACTGGTGTGGAGAGTGCTCACGTCAGAAGAAAGAAAGGCAGCGTCGGACGATCACAGAAACCAAACTG GAAATACTAAAGAGGAGTGGAAAATCGACTGCTTGA
- the LOC133821861 gene encoding protein PHYTOCHROME-DEPENDENT LATE-FLOWERING-like, with product MGISFKVAKMGTRYKPKLVQIEDEDDGNGSPHSQSSVNQQGNFSEVRNKFSDLSSGVAKNTLPHSASDDIEVSFLLNLFPNGFSLGKVNESFKIAPEQLYPYNRSTKTLFSAIEYGWLPGDIFGDLPCKYFNGCVLCEIHDYRNCLLHKGGSSIQKSPIVYRVILQMCMENVVKDIMSISDDSWTYNDLLEVESRIVKALQPNLCLNPQPLMGIQHGETLTKKINLDISWSWKKSKQCNAAATTNQISTDDLCHVTRTPDNSACQNSNYLCGLVHQDRGVVLAKKDIPTPIRYTQHNILGKTKSQLYPLTSHQNFQLGKTRVPSTLVNLSTSNSSLSKRSSMKRTIDKTKLTSSNLNVNEVSQNQAIQEPLLKKPKEEPVDFSYQQFLGKSIITSATPQLPWQNAVMHQKIDAENILPARFQDKVCPSQLIKNCLALSSGGILNPEVGSATSTVKQEPVDTCLPRLDFANMKDRRVNLSDGLQFQDQQSLNSLKKNYRIENSLKKPIVQVIDKHGKKEKNSSRRKVLENLQLIYDGSTPRNSQNVESWATEAFTPLKRKGTPDNNFSINLFDPNANRNNVNIANANRISVGINPLSHTLEIEDNIILERLSKIKEVTQRCKLIKKPKLDQQLVNKENFHATEMVAFHLSKCDDSRNSEATRGDQVSLSQLSMGTSNVSYARILMFVREQSAVFQGNGIRFYGGEVHVRLELAQEFNKITVEANVLYGSKYETAPIVLSPLPSFPSAHSAERFISQFSCLMSHEGYSLAYDRVVPNYPETEGRQQCNSAVKQPSGTFEPPCKPKSNPNPNPKSNPNAMTASMSQHNSSQLLSKQNFPEGQLRPTKNVRSSPQITLPKLDLEFTAQFTSMTLQIQEMIIKRAQLQHQIQERQRHQELLMQRKAVLGVPATTAGCLGTLQLAPTNGIQRDRNFSFCSFGNVTNPMASSSKIYGGGLPCSSSLGLNDSKHRLASTPDYFSALSSNRRAADGQWSGLEGGVPSYRNDILVPRSSPSPKVEETQPILSHMHQQAKQLQRLSMLQQQERRLLIENLESICLAQQQIGSSPSQLSPDTNFGQLVGSYSSGLNSQQLSQFLQTNQRSLESVNFGQQVQQFAQLLQTNQGSLESINFGQQGGSSSSALNSQQFARPPQTTQQRQQKPEPVPEVMRKKNTKLPRGRVERGRKMHGAMGGSNI from the exons CAGGGGAACTTTTCTGAAGTTCGCAATAAGTTTTCTGATCTTTCAAGTGGTGTAGCTAAAAATACTTTACCACACTCAGCTTCAGATG ATATCGAGGTATCCTTTTTATTGAATCTATTTCCAAATGGGTTTTCTCTTGGAAAAGTTAATGAG TCATTCAAAATTGCACCGGAGCAGTTGTATCCTTACAACAGATCGACGAAAACACTTTTCTCT GCAATTGAATATGGTTGGTTGCCTGGAGATATATTTGGTGACTTGCCCTGCAAGTATTTCAATGGATGTGTTCTATGTGAG ATTCATGATTATCGCAATTGTTTGCTTCACAAAGGAGGTAGTTCTATTCAAAAGTCCCCTATTGTTTACAGAGTGATATTACAAATGTGCATGGAGAATGTTGTCAAGGATATCATGTCAATATCAGATGACTCCTGGACCTACAATGACCTTTTG GAAGTTGAATCCCGCATTGTCAAAGCTTTGCAACCTAATCTTTGTCTGAATCCACAACCATTGATGGGAATTCAACATGGAGAAACCCTGACAAAGAAG ATCAACTTGGACATCTCATGGAGCTGGAAAAAGAGTAAGCAGTGTAATGCAGCAGCTACTACCAACCAGATTTCCACTGATGACTTGTGTCATGTTACTCGTACGCCAGACAATTCTGCCTGCCAGAATTCCAACTATCTATGTGGTCTTGTGCATCAAGACAGAGGAGTTGTGTTGGCAAAGAAAGATATTCCAACTCCAATTCGTTATACTCAACACAACATCTTAGGAAAAACGAAGTCACAATTGTATCCTTTGACATCGCATCAAAACTTTCAATTGGGGAAGACAAGAGTTCCATCTACTTTGGTCAATCTTAGTACATCTAATTCTTCTCTGTCTAAAAGAAGTTCAATGAAGCGAACTATTGATAAAACAAAACTGACCTCATCGAATCTCAATGTTAATGAAGTATCTCAGAATCAAGCAATTCAAGAACCTCTTCTCAAGAAACCAAAGGAAGAGCCTGTGGATTTCTCTTACCAGCAGTTTCTGGGCAAATCCATTATAACCAGTGCTACACCTCAGCTACCGTGGCAGAATGCTGTAATGCATCAGAAAATTGATGCTGAAAACATTCTTCCTGCGAGATTTCAAGATAAAGTGTGCCCCTCAcagttaattaaaaattgtttggctttaagtagtggaggcatcttGAATCCAGAGGTTGGATCAGCTACTTCTACTGTGAAGCAAGAACCTGTGGACACCTGCCTTCCCAGATTAGATTTTGCGAATATGAAGGATAGGAGAGTCAACTTATCTGATGGTCTCCAATTTCAAGATCAACAATCATTGAATTCATTAAAGAAAAATTACCGGATTGAGAATTCATTGAAGAAGCCCATTGTGCAGGTGATTGATAAGCAtggtaaaaaagaaaaaaattcaagTAGAAGGAAAGTATTGGAGAACCTTCAGTTGATATATGATGGAAGCACACCAAGAAATTCTCAAAATGTTGAGTCTTGGGCAACAGAGGCATTTACTCCTTTAAAAAGGAAAGGAACACCTGATAATAACTTCAGTATAAACTTGTTCGACCCAAATGCTAACAGAAATAATGTTAACATAGCCAATGCAAATCGTATCTCAGTGGGGATTAACCCTTTATCTCATACTTTAGAAATCGAGGATAATATTATCCTTGAGAGGTTGTCAAAAATTAAAGAAGTGACTCAGAG GTGCAAATTAATTAAGAAGCCCAAGTTGGATCAACAGCTAGTAAATAAAGAAAATTTTCATGCAACTGAAATGGTTGCTTTCCACCTCTCAAAGTGTGATGATAGTAGAAATTCAGAAGCTACGAGAGGGGATCAAGTTTCTTTGTCTCAACTCTCCATGGGTACTAGTAATGTGTCTTATGCTAGAATATTGATGTTTGTACGTGAACAATCTGCTGTCTTTCAAG GAAATGGGATCCGTTTTTACGGTGGAGAGGTTCATGTCAGATTAGAGCTTGCACAGGAGTTTAACAAAATCACAGTGGAAGCAAATGTTCTATATGGAAGTAAATATGAGACTGCTCCCATTGTTCTGTCTCCCTTACCATCCTTTCCTAGTGCT CATTCTGCAGAGCGCTTTATTTCTCAGTTCAGTTGTCTG ATGTCCCATGAAGGTTACAGTCTTGCTTATGACCGAGTAGTACCCAATTATCCCGAGACCGAAGGCAGACAACAATGCAATAGTGCTGTCAAACAACCATCTGGAACATTCGAGCCACCTTGCAAGCCCAAGtccaatcccaatcccaatcccaaATCCAATCCCAATGCCATGACTGCAAGCATGTCACAGCATAATTCCAGCCAATTACTGTCAAAGCAAAATTTTCCAGAGGGTCAGTTGCGTCCCACCAAAAATGTACGGTCATCTCCACAGATTACATTACCCAAACTGGACCTTGAGTTCACTGCACAATTCACTTCCATGACTTTACAGATACAAGAGATGATTATCAAACGTGCCCAGTTACAACATCAGATACAAGAAAGACAGAGACATCAAGAGCTACTTATGCAGAGGAAGGCAGTGTTGGGAGTGCCTGCTACGACTGCAGGTTGCTTAGGTACACTTCAGCTAGCTCCTACAAATGGAATCCAGAGGGATAGAAATTTTAGCTTTTGCTCCTTTGGTAATGTTACAAATCCCATGGCTTCCAGTAGTAAGATATATGGAGGTGGTTTGCCTTGCAGCAGCTCGTTGGGTTTAAATGACAGTAAGCATCGTCTCGCTTCAACTCCGGATTATTTCTCTGCACTTTCCTCGAATCGAAGAGCAGCGGATGGTCAATGGAGTGGTTTGGAAGGTGGAGTTCCAAGCTATAGAAATGATATTTTGGTGCCCAGAAGCAGTCCAAGTCCAAAAGTTGAAGAAACACAACCGATCTTAAGCCATATGCATCAGCAAGCAAAGCAGTTGCAGCGACTGTCCATGCTGCAGCAACAAGAAAGGAGATTGCTGATTGAGAATCTAGAATCAATCTGCTTGGCCCAGCAACAAATAGGTTCATCTCCGAGTCAACTTAGTCCAGATACTAACTTTGGTCAGCTAGTAGGTTCATATTCAAGTGGACTAAACTCACAACAGTTGTCTCAATTTCTACAAACCAACCAACGCAGTCTAGAATCTGTCAACTTTGGTCAGCAAGTACAACAGTTTGCTCAATTGCTACAAACCAACCAAGGTAGTCTAGAATCCATCAACTTTGGTCAGCAAGGAGGTTCATCTTCAAGTGCACTTAACTCACAACAGTTCGCTCGACCGCCACAAACCACCCAACAACGACAACAGAAACCTGAACCAGTTCCGGAAGTGATGAGAAAGAAGAATACTAAATTGCCTCGTGGAAGAGTGGAGAGGGGTCGGAAGATGCATGGGGCTATGGGAGGAAGTAACATATAA